In Syntrophorhabdales bacterium, the following are encoded in one genomic region:
- a CDS encoding MFS transporter, with translation MSKSSLTTGPAQAASEPRHLEHAWLMVACAWLLGFAMYAPMLCIPPIAHIITAKLLVGNAAVGLLFAVPVTALIALAIPSGFLADRLGTQKAVGIGAVVMAAGSLLRGISTSFSELMIFTIIYGVGFSIIYPNLPKLVGLWFPREKVGLATGVYSTGITTAGAVALAITLPLIYPLTNSIQGTFVIWSIPSVAAAVLWWLVAKDPPVTNSPLAQTAQRMRTHTSSYSLWKDKNMWYIALLLFFNDIHFYIWSGWSPAIFIMKGASPELAGLMASCRGWAGFPVIFLMPWASYKVGLRKPFMWGSALLLALTSWAAIYIPVPLGWPLMVLVGVATSGTFSMTLALPLELLPNEFAGIATGTVLSIGYIGGLLGPWLAGRIADATGSFNLALVVLAVTGILWAVVALLIPESGRRAREGT, from the coding sequence ATGAGTAAGTCTTCTCTCACAACCGGTCCGGCACAGGCCGCGTCTGAGCCCAGGCACCTCGAGCATGCCTGGCTCATGGTTGCATGCGCCTGGCTGCTGGGCTTTGCCATGTACGCGCCTATGCTCTGCATACCGCCCATAGCTCATATCATTACGGCGAAACTCCTCGTGGGCAACGCTGCGGTGGGTCTGCTTTTTGCCGTACCGGTTACTGCGCTGATCGCGCTCGCCATACCGAGCGGGTTTCTCGCGGACCGACTCGGTACACAAAAAGCTGTCGGCATCGGCGCTGTGGTAATGGCAGCGGGAAGCCTATTGCGCGGGATCTCAACGAGCTTTAGCGAGCTCATGATCTTCACGATTATCTACGGAGTCGGCTTCAGTATAATCTACCCCAACCTGCCCAAGCTTGTGGGACTGTGGTTTCCACGGGAGAAGGTGGGTCTCGCAACCGGGGTCTATTCAACCGGCATAACCACAGCCGGTGCTGTAGCGCTCGCAATTACGCTGCCCCTTATCTATCCTCTGACAAACAGCATCCAGGGCACCTTCGTTATATGGAGCATCCCTTCAGTGGCTGCGGCCGTCCTGTGGTGGCTCGTCGCCAAAGACCCGCCCGTCACAAATAGCCCTCTTGCTCAGACAGCGCAAAGAATGCGCACGCACACCTCCTCCTATTCCCTCTGGAAAGACAAGAATATGTGGTATATCGCTCTTCTACTCTTTTTTAACGATATCCATTTCTATATATGGTCGGGATGGAGCCCGGCAATATTCATTATGAAAGGCGCGTCTCCGGAGTTGGCCGGATTGATGGCATCATGCAGGGGATGGGCGGGCTTTCCGGTAATCTTCCTGATGCCCTGGGCGTCGTACAAAGTCGGGTTGAGGAAACCATTCATGTGGGGCTCCGCACTCCTTCTCGCCCTCACCTCATGGGCTGCCATATACATACCTGTCCCGCTTGGCTGGCCCTTGATGGTGCTCGTGGGCGTTGCTACGAGCGGCACCTTTTCTATGACACTTGCGCTTCCCCTGGAACTGCTGCCTAACGAATTTGCGGGTATTGCTACCGGTACCGTGCTGTCCATCGGGTACATCGGTGGACTTCTGGGGCCCTGGCTCGCAGGCCGGATCGCTGATGCCACCGGAAGCTTCAATCTCGCACTGGTTGTTCTTGCGGTTACCGGTATCCTATGGGCAGTCGTAGCCCTCCTGATCCCGGAGAGCGGCCGCAGGGCCCGCGAAGGCACATAA